In Mus musculus strain C57BL/6J chromosome 1, GRCm38.p6 C57BL/6J, a single genomic region encodes these proteins:
- the Ankzf1 gene encoding ankyrin repeat and zinc finger domain-containing protein 1 isoform X3 gives MLYKDVRNLLAGPIWSKALGEAETVLFRAPRSGRSLFFGGQGAPLQRDDPRLWDIPLTTRRPTFGELQRVLHKLTTLQVYDEDPREMVRFHSPETHWKPVREERKKDTEKEKTKVPSDANKPLGQDEEPLKQGSESQEEDGSEVELELVELTLGTLDLREFEVLPKRRRRRKKKERSQEQQCGAHGPLPQQPQDEPFSQPTQEVETPLDTLVYEAKAPGQPELWDTLLAACRAGEVEVLKLQLATGLVDPGVKSLLNAPLGSGGFTLLHAAAAAGRGLVVRLLLEAGADPTVQDSRARPPYTVAADKSTRNEFRRFMEKNLDAYDYNKARVPGPLTQEMEARQATRKKEQKAARRQREQQQRKQREQEEQEQEEQRRFAALSDREKRALAAERRLAAQLGAPSPPVPDSAVASAGYGTGDEWKGGLLCYSTIWGKGNECLHDVQKGGGGDLRFPGTFKGWATLRWKVCGVPVQSFSFLLFRRCWSCGVSLQGLIPFHYLDFSFCSTRCLRDHRSQAGRPSS, from the exons ATGCTCTATAAG GATGTTCGCAACCTGCTGGCGGGGCCAATCTGGTCCAAGGCACtaggggaggcagaaacagtatTGTTCCGAGCACCACGCTCTGGCCGGTCCTTGTTCTTTGGAGGCCAAGGGGCACCCCTACAAAGGGATGATCCCCGACTTTGGGATATCCCTCTCACCACCCGCAGACCCACTTTTGGAGAGCTCCAGCGTGTACTCCATAAGCTGACCACCTTGCAGGTGTATG ATGAAGACCCTCGAGAAATGGTCAGATTTCACTCTCCTGAGACACACTGGAAACcagtgagagaagagaggaaaaaggatactgagaaagaaaaaacaaaggtcCCCAGTGATGCAAATAAGCCCCTTGGGCAGGATGAAGAACCACTCAAACAAG GTTCAGAGTCTCAGGAAGAAGATGGTTCCGAAGTAGAGTTGGAGCTAGTAGAATTGACCCTGGGGACCCTGGATCTTCGTGAATTTGAAGTACTGCCcaagcggaggaggaggaggaagaagaaggagagaagtcaAGAGCAGCAGTGTGGGGCACATGGGCCTCTTCCTCAGCAACCTCAAGATGAGCCGTTCTCACAGCCAACCCAAGAGGTTGAAACCCCATTGGATACTTTGGTCTATGAGGCCAAAGCCCCTGGTCAGCCAGAGCTCTGGGACACGCTTCTAGCTGCTTGTCGTGCTGGGGAAGTTGAGGTGCTAAAGCTGCAGCTAGCCACTGGGCTGGTAGACCCTGGAGTTAAGTCCCTGCTCAATGCCCCTTTGGGCTCCGGTGGCTTTACTCTCCTGCATGCAGCAGCCGCAGCTGGAAGAGGCTTAGTAGTTCGTTTGCTGTTGGAAGCAGGTGCTGATCCTACTGTGCA GGACTCTAGGGCTCGGCCACCTTATACTGTAGCAGCTGACAAATCAACGCGTAATGAATTCCGGAGGTTCATGGAGAAGAATCTTGATGCCTATGATTACAACAAGGCTCGG GTGCCAGGGCCATTGACTCAAGAAATGGAGGCCCGGCAGGCTACAAGGAAAAAAGAGCAGAAGGCAGCTCGACGGCAACGGGAGCAACAGCAGCGGAAGCAGAGGGAGcaggaagaacaagagcaagaggaaCAACGGCGGTTTGCTGCCCTCAGTGACCGGGAGAAG AGAGCTCTGGCTGCAGAGCGCCGACTTGCTGCCCAGTTGGGAGCCCCTAGCCCTCCAGTTCCTGACTCTGCAGTTGCTAGTGCTGGGTATGGGACAGGGGATGAGTGGAAGGGTGGGCTCCTATGTTATAGTACCATCTGGGGTAAGGGGAATGAGTGCCTTCATGATGTTCAGAAGGGTGGCGGAGGGGACTTGAGATTCCCTGGGACCTTTAAGGGTTGGGCAACACTTAGATGGAAAGTTTGTGGGGTACCTGTCCaatcattttccttccttttgttcagaCGCTGCTGGAGTTGTGGAGTGTCCCTCCAAGGCCTCATTCCCTTTCACTACCTCGACTTCTCTTTCTGCTCCACACGTTGCCTTCGAGACCATCGCAGTCAGGCGGGGAGACCTTCATCTTGA